From the Clostridium sp. Marseille-P299 genome, one window contains:
- the rpmF gene encoding 50S ribosomal protein L32 — MGAICPKNKHSKARRDSRRANWKMTAPNLVKCSKCGELMMPHRVCKACGSYNKKEIISTAE; from the coding sequence ATGGGAGCTATTTGTCCAAAGAATAAACATTCCAAAGCAAGAAGAGACAGTCGTAGAGCAAACTGGAAAATGACTGCTCCAAACTTAGTGAAATGCAGCAAATGTGGTGAACTTATGATGCCACATAGAGTATGTAAGGCTTGTGGATCTTACAACAAGAAAGAAATCATTTCTACTGCTGAATAA
- a CDS encoding ribonuclease H-like domain-containing protein gives MQIHEKKLNSVIGYPFELQYSLDDILFFDIETTGLSSKMSYLYLIGCVHYKKGEPYLLQWFADSIEDEKELLIQFFTFLENYKVLIHYNGSGFDIPYLTAKCKRYQLRYNFEHIKSIDIYKELHPMKKFLPLESLKQRSVEEYLGIKREDTFTGGDLISVYGRYVGIKRYETLNSSSEKIYAVQNESGLPSLGTSSSDALLYVLLLHNAEDLQGLLCISSMLAYRDFFQGQITNLNYEYTKYGLSIFFELKTAIPKNLNFKKTLDTFIPSMNSESFDYVITCSIKDKNGTMFLPFYEGVLKHFFANYKDYYYLPMEDTAIHKSVAEYVEKDYRKKATKETCYIKKEGIFLPQTENIFKPEFQFEHKDKIYWFEYTCLSDASNLLNNYAKVMLSLIFSK, from the coding sequence ATGCAAATACACGAAAAAAAATTAAATTCGGTAATAGGATACCCTTTTGAACTTCAATATTCTCTTGATGATATACTTTTTTTTGATATAGAAACCACGGGATTATCATCTAAGATGTCATACCTCTATTTAATTGGTTGTGTTCATTATAAAAAAGGAGAACCTTATTTACTCCAATGGTTTGCTGATAGCATTGAAGACGAAAAAGAACTTCTAATTCAGTTTTTTACTTTTTTAGAAAATTATAAAGTTCTCATACACTATAATGGATCTGGTTTTGACATTCCTTATTTAACTGCAAAATGCAAACGTTACCAATTACGATATAACTTTGAGCATATAAAAAGCATCGATATCTATAAAGAACTTCATCCAATGAAAAAGTTTCTTCCTTTGGAAAGTCTGAAACAACGTAGTGTTGAAGAGTATCTTGGTATTAAAAGAGAAGATACCTTTACTGGCGGAGATTTAATTAGTGTTTATGGCAGATATGTTGGCATAAAACGCTATGAAACCTTAAACTCTTCAAGCGAAAAAATTTATGCCGTGCAAAATGAATCTGGTCTACCTAGTTTAGGTACTTCCTCTTCCGACGCATTGCTTTATGTACTGCTTTTACACAACGCAGAAGATTTGCAGGGATTGTTATGTATTTCATCAATGCTTGCTTATCGTGATTTTTTTCAAGGTCAAATAACGAATCTTAATTATGAATATACAAAGTATGGACTCTCTATTTTTTTTGAACTTAAGACAGCTATCCCAAAGAACTTAAATTTTAAAAAAACATTGGATACTTTTATACCTTCAATGAATTCTGAAAGTTTTGATTATGTAATAACCTGCAGTATAAAAGATAAGAACGGCACAATGTTTCTTCCGTTTTATGAAGGAGTATTAAAACATTTCTTTGCAAACTATAAAGACTACTATTATCTTCCTATGGAAGATACCGCGATCCATAAAAGCGTTGCCGAATATGTAGAAAAAGATTATCGAAAAAAAGCCACCAAAGAAACTTGTTATATAAAAAAGGAAGGTATATTTTTACCTCAAACTGAAAACATTTTTAAACCAGAGTTTCAATTCGAACATAAAGACAAAATATACTGGTTTGAATATACGTGTTTATCAGACGCATCGAATCTTTTAAATAATTATGCTAAAGTTATGCTTTCTTTAATTTTTTCAAAATAA
- a CDS encoding putative ABC transporter permease — MGKTILGLEVFDIFYNFFIYSFFGWIYESLYVSFCKKTWINRGFLNGPVIPIYGFGATFFYIIFFNTHTVTLTQSVTPRNVVLLYFIGMISATVLEFVTSWVMEKLFHAKWWDYSDRKFNIQGRISLIPSLFWGFLSVVMAYLIQPAVTKFTDKIPRNVGDIVLFALMIVFLSDLTVTVIATLQLNHKLQVMEKLREELYEYAMGLKWYEKREEIKGKISNPHVREFLNEFRESLDKSYERFQEKQKQLSLQMSEKKQLFVEVEDKIKEFKTAYKKQTNNKLQRNIYKRLFKAFPNMKVSHHEGAFADLKERLKDRKNK, encoded by the coding sequence ATGGGAAAAACAATATTAGGATTAGAAGTTTTTGATATCTTCTATAATTTTTTTATTTACAGTTTTTTTGGATGGATTTATGAAAGTTTATATGTTTCATTTTGCAAAAAAACTTGGATTAATCGTGGTTTCTTAAATGGGCCAGTCATTCCAATCTATGGCTTTGGCGCAACTTTCTTTTATATTATATTTTTTAATACCCATACAGTAACTTTGACACAATCGGTAACGCCAAGGAATGTTGTATTATTGTATTTTATAGGTATGATTTCTGCAACGGTACTTGAATTTGTCACTTCTTGGGTTATGGAAAAATTATTCCATGCAAAATGGTGGGATTATAGTGATAGGAAGTTTAATATTCAGGGGAGAATAAGCTTAATCCCTTCTTTATTTTGGGGTTTTTTATCCGTTGTTATGGCTTACTTAATTCAACCGGCGGTAACGAAATTTACAGATAAGATTCCAAGAAATGTTGGGGATATAGTTTTATTCGCATTGATGATAGTTTTTTTAAGTGACCTTACCGTTACAGTTATAGCAACATTACAGTTAAATCACAAGCTACAGGTTATGGAGAAATTACGTGAAGAATTGTATGAATATGCAATGGGACTAAAATGGTATGAAAAGCGTGAAGAGATTAAAGGAAAGATAAGTAATCCGCATGTTCGTGAATTTTTGAATGAATTTCGTGAATCCTTAGATAAGAGTTATGAACGATTCCAAGAAAAGCAAAAACAGTTATCTTTACAAATGTCAGAGAAAAAACAGCTTTTTGTTGAAGTAGAAGACAAGATCAAAGAATTTAAGACTGCTTATAAAAAGCAAACCAATAATAAATTACAAAGAAATATTTATAAACGTTTATTTAAAGCTTTCCCTAATATGAAAGTGAGCCATCATGAAGGCGCATTTGCTGACTTAAAGGAGAGATTA